Proteins encoded together in one Paenibacillus sp. J23TS9 window:
- a CDS encoding pyridoxamine 5'-phosphate oxidase family protein, with translation MEAKIEMEQNIAKIMDHNEFCSFATVEGNRPKQRYMALYNQGLSIHMVTDRKTHKVEELEENPHVSLLLGYEKGGTKDVVEIEGVCSISDNDELRKQIWKPEFKMTFSGPEDPDYVILKIKPVRIEYTSDNGEKHEWIE, from the coding sequence ATGGAAGCTAAAATTGAAATGGAACAAAATATTGCGAAAATTATGGATCATAATGAATTCTGCTCCTTTGCCACCGTTGAAGGCAATCGGCCAAAGCAGCGCTATATGGCGCTCTATAATCAGGGGTTGAGCATACATATGGTGACCGACCGCAAAACCCATAAGGTGGAGGAGCTTGAGGAAAATCCGCATGTTTCCCTGCTTCTCGGATATGAGAAGGGCGGTACCAAGGATGTCGTGGAAATCGAAGGCGTCTGCAGTATTTCGGATAATGATGAACTTCGCAAGCAGATCTGGAAACCGGAGTTCAAAATGACATTTTCAGGCCCCGAGGACCCGGACTATGTCATTCTTAAGATCAAGCCGGTGCGGATTGAATACACATCGGACAACGGGGAAAAGCATGAGTGGATTGAGTAG
- a CDS encoding sugar MFS transporter, whose product MKRLLWIGCLSYFLIGLAHVVLGSVLPVLLEHYGREYSEGGTLIFTQFAGFLAGVLVSPLLNKRFGKRGGLLIAVSLLCAAELAYMLLPPWGWLYPIAACAGFGFGMIEAVIGTIIIAAIKEKTAVAMSRLEVFFGVGAMLMPLIASGLITQGWWRFSFLVISLFSLVTFFFWTKSSFGETIDAELGMKQLTASISGSNTEIISEPKKPFPYQGKSLWILLMFMLFFFIYVGTEMSLANFMPAILIEKLGMKEAGAALSVTCFWIAMSVGRIFAGTVAERIHYRVYVFFSCAVTLVLLAIFPLTSSVWSAFTVILLLGLFMSGIFSIALVFASKMLAGSEESTPSILIASGGVGGALLPLVIGWCMDHLQVNQTAWLLAVFTLFMVALSFAAFQIQRKQRAYKEQQVIQAGS is encoded by the coding sequence ATGAAACGGTTATTATGGATAGGATGTTTATCCTACTTTCTGATTGGTCTGGCCCATGTCGTGCTCGGTTCAGTACTTCCTGTACTTCTCGAGCATTACGGCCGTGAATACAGCGAAGGCGGGACGCTTATTTTCACCCAGTTTGCCGGTTTTCTGGCAGGGGTGCTTGTCTCTCCTTTACTTAATAAACGATTCGGCAAAAGAGGCGGTTTGCTGATTGCGGTTTCCCTGCTTTGCGCAGCCGAGCTTGCTTACATGCTCCTGCCACCGTGGGGGTGGTTGTACCCTATAGCCGCATGCGCCGGTTTTGGCTTCGGCATGATTGAGGCAGTGATCGGAACGATTATTATTGCAGCCATTAAGGAAAAAACGGCGGTGGCCATGAGCCGTCTTGAAGTCTTTTTCGGTGTGGGAGCCATGCTCATGCCGCTCATCGCAAGCGGATTAATTACGCAGGGCTGGTGGCGTTTTTCCTTTCTCGTCATTTCTCTGTTTTCACTTGTCACCTTTTTCTTCTGGACCAAAAGCTCCTTTGGTGAAACCATTGATGCCGAGCTGGGCATGAAGCAGCTGACAGCATCCATCAGCGGTTCAAACACCGAGATTATTAGTGAACCCAAGAAGCCTTTTCCCTATCAGGGTAAATCCTTATGGATTCTGCTGATGTTCATGCTGTTCTTCTTTATTTATGTCGGGACTGAGATGAGTCTTGCCAACTTTATGCCTGCCATATTGATTGAGAAGCTTGGTATGAAGGAAGCCGGAGCGGCGCTCAGCGTCACCTGTTTCTGGATCGCCATGTCTGTGGGACGGATTTTCGCAGGTACCGTCGCTGAACGCATTCATTACCGGGTATACGTATTTTTCAGCTGCGCGGTGACGCTGGTTCTGCTGGCCATTTTCCCTCTTACCTCAAGCGTCTGGTCAGCCTTTACCGTTATTTTGCTGCTTGGTCTGTTCATGTCCGGCATTTTCTCCATCGCTCTTGTCTTTGCGAGTAAAATGCTTGCGGGAAGCGAGGAATCCACGCCGAGCATCCTCATTGCTTCCGGAGGGGTGGGTGGTGCGCTGCTTCCACTGGTTATCGGCTGGTGCATGGATCATCTCCAAGTAAACCAAACGGCCTGGCTGCTGGCGGTCTTCACGCTTTTCATGGTTGCTCTAAGCTTTGCGGCATTCCAGATCCAGCGCAAACAGCGCGCATATAAAGAGCAGCAAGTGATTCAGGCTGGCTCGTAG
- a CDS encoding Ger(x)C family spore germination protein, with protein sequence MKIIRCILVTALFSTLLTGCWGAREIEHMIYVNTLGVDYVKDKVVVYIQMVNFSGIAKKESGQAQAQKTSVGRAEGDSFDTAIFNLYNSSPQRIVWSNVKTIVFSEAALKGGLITQVLEVWDRYYEFRYTVWTMATKEPIDEVLNTASISDLSVIYSQLNSPMHTYEQNSIIAPMYLYNFIRKWKEKGETVLLPYLDIKSGWYDNKKPSPNISMTGVCFLDNQQYRGCLEGNDILGLRWLEKRTKRTPLVIKEEKEVKALMVMNKLKTSVHPKLKQGKPAFDIKVSMQATLPQLSTSLHKRQLELQATKEIKDEIMKTYLKGLDMNVDAYGLSAKFFRSMPKEWHKLNTKEKIALDPSSIDNIDIKVNLISGGISKMR encoded by the coding sequence ATGAAAATAATCCGATGCATTCTTGTCACCGCGCTTTTCTCCACGCTGCTGACGGGCTGCTGGGGTGCAAGGGAAATCGAGCATATGATTTACGTAAATACACTCGGAGTTGACTATGTAAAGGACAAAGTCGTGGTTTATATCCAAATGGTTAACTTCAGCGGCATTGCCAAGAAAGAGTCGGGGCAGGCTCAGGCGCAGAAAACGTCCGTAGGAAGAGCAGAGGGAGATTCGTTTGATACCGCGATCTTTAATCTGTACAATTCAAGCCCGCAAAGGATTGTCTGGAGCAATGTGAAAACGATTGTATTTAGCGAGGCGGCCTTGAAGGGCGGCTTAATCACACAGGTTTTGGAAGTATGGGACCGGTATTATGAATTTCGTTATACGGTTTGGACCATGGCGACCAAGGAACCTATCGATGAAGTGCTCAATACGGCATCAATCAGTGATTTATCCGTGATCTACTCGCAGCTTAATAGCCCAATGCATACGTATGAACAGAACTCAATCATCGCTCCGATGTATCTGTACAACTTTATAAGGAAGTGGAAAGAGAAAGGCGAGACGGTGCTGTTGCCTTATCTGGATATTAAGTCAGGCTGGTACGACAACAAAAAGCCTTCTCCTAACATCAGCATGACCGGAGTCTGTTTTTTGGATAATCAGCAATACCGGGGCTGCCTGGAGGGCAATGATATATTAGGGCTTCGATGGCTGGAGAAAAGGACGAAAAGGACGCCCTTGGTGATCAAGGAAGAAAAGGAAGTAAAGGCATTGATGGTCATGAATAAGCTTAAAACCTCCGTACATCCAAAGCTGAAACAGGGCAAGCCCGCGTTCGACATCAAAGTATCCATGCAGGCCACGCTCCCGCAATTGAGCACCAGCCTTCATAAGAGACAGCTTGAACTGCAGGCTACTAAGGAAATTAAAGATGAAATTATGAAGACTTACTTGAAGGGCTTGGATATGAACGTGGATGCTTATGGGCTATCGGCAAAATTCTTTCGCAGTATGCCGAAGGAGTGGCATAAGCTGAACACCAAGGAAAAAATAGCCTTGGATCCAAGCAGTATCGATAACATTGATATTAAGGTGAATCTGATCAGTGGTGGAATATCCAAGATGAGGTAA
- a CDS encoding spore germination protein: protein MKEHDQKENQTLEDTALRLFGSSADIQRRTIPLSNSDYTVHLVYCEGLCDVNKVEQYIIPELKNIPEDIFQTSEMNLEQKIPFHMNNLQTDQVEASMTETVLNGDLLLIFKPSNQFYSVTLADPPKRTPEEPNTEVSTRGPRDGFTEDTFTNIALIRKRIKTELLAVEEFTIGSQTATKVHLLYLKDTVQQHVLDEIKAKLSRVQIKGLVSSTQLEETLMGFSFFPLMSYTGRPDYAVNSLLHGKFILVMGGSPTVIIGPATFTFLLNTSEDAQYVNIFVAFTRFLRVCGVLLSIFLPGFWTAITTFHQDQLPFTLLATIVNSRQGVPLPAPLEAVVSLLLFEIFREAGMRLPSSFGQTLSVVGGLIIGQAAISAGIAAPGTIVITAISVLSTFTLVNQSLVSVVSLVRIAVLLMSGILGLFGTLISLMALILFLVNLRSFGTYYLSPISPPRFKDVYKVFFRIPWGKGKFTDNSENKG, encoded by the coding sequence TTGAAGGAGCATGATCAAAAGGAAAACCAAACACTTGAAGATACGGCTTTACGGCTATTCGGTTCAAGCGCGGACATTCAGAGAAGGACAATCCCTTTGTCGAATTCGGACTATACCGTGCACCTGGTTTATTGCGAGGGACTATGCGATGTCAATAAAGTGGAGCAATACATCATACCCGAATTAAAAAATATTCCGGAGGATATTTTCCAAACGAGTGAAATGAATCTAGAGCAAAAGATCCCATTTCACATGAACAACCTTCAAACGGATCAGGTGGAAGCATCGATGACAGAAACCGTACTGAACGGTGATCTCCTGCTGATCTTTAAGCCCTCGAATCAATTCTACTCCGTGACCTTGGCCGATCCGCCCAAACGGACGCCGGAGGAACCGAATACGGAAGTGTCGACAAGGGGACCCAGAGATGGCTTCACGGAAGATACATTTACCAATATTGCTTTGATTCGGAAAAGGATCAAGACCGAGCTGCTGGCGGTTGAAGAATTCACGATTGGGTCTCAAACGGCTACAAAAGTTCATCTGTTATACCTCAAAGACACGGTTCAGCAGCATGTTCTCGATGAGATTAAGGCCAAGCTGTCTCGTGTACAAATCAAAGGGCTCGTCAGCAGTACCCAGCTGGAAGAAACTTTGATGGGGTTCTCCTTTTTTCCGCTGATGTCTTACACGGGAAGGCCGGACTATGCCGTCAATTCGCTGCTTCACGGCAAGTTTATACTGGTGATGGGCGGTTCACCGACAGTAATTATAGGACCGGCGACTTTTACTTTTCTGCTCAATACATCGGAGGACGCCCAATACGTTAATATCTTTGTTGCATTCACGAGGTTTTTAAGAGTATGCGGGGTGCTTCTCTCCATATTTCTGCCTGGGTTTTGGACGGCAATTACGACATTCCACCAGGACCAGCTCCCGTTTACTTTACTTGCAACCATAGTGAATTCCAGACAAGGCGTGCCCCTTCCGGCTCCTTTGGAAGCAGTGGTCAGTCTCCTTTTGTTCGAGATTTTCCGGGAGGCGGGGATGAGATTGCCCTCATCATTTGGGCAGACGCTTTCGGTTGTGGGCGGGTTAATTATCGGTCAGGCAGCCATCAGCGCGGGCATTGCTGCCCCCGGAACCATTGTGATTACAGCGATCTCCGTACTATCCACATTTACGCTCGTGAACCAGTCTTTGGTCAGCGTTGTCAGCTTGGTTCGTATTGCCGTACTCTTAATGAGCGGAATTCTAGGGCTGTTTGGTACGTTAATAAGTCTTATGGCTCTGATCCTCTTTCTGGTTAATCTGCGTTCGTTCGGCACCTACTATCTGTCTCCTATATCTCCGCCGCGCTTCAAGGACGTATATAAAGTTTTTTTCAGAATACCGTGGGGCAAAGGGAAATTCACAGACAACTCGGAAAATAAAGGATGA
- a CDS encoding endospore germination permease, producing the protein MRKIKAPISFAQSVMIIMLSTGLLNHVIIIPIMLDAAKRDAWISVLLACACALVWIFILQISSTKTNKQHLFEWLSKAYHPIVGHLFAGIMGIYLFSICTLTTRDTVYWIHLTFSPETPIVVFTFLFLLISAINAYLGIHSLAHTAGILLPFVVVLGFFVMLSNTPHKDYSLLRPMLEHGIQPVWNGAVYAGTGFVEVIMLLFLQHHIRSRLTYLSFMIMILLLLGLTMGPIIGAIVEFGAEEADKLRFPAYEEWRLLMIGRYIEHLDFFSVYQWFSGAFLRISLAMFLILDIFRIKSKRGKIWVLGCIFLAVTVFSIIPFSDKFFLKMMSFYVLPFSLWGVLIFSVIIAGLVSLAHRKGKVTS; encoded by the coding sequence ATGAGGAAAATAAAAGCACCCATATCATTTGCGCAATCCGTCATGATCATTATGCTCAGTACAGGCCTTCTGAATCATGTTATCATCATTCCTATTATGCTGGATGCAGCTAAGCGGGACGCTTGGATTTCCGTGCTTCTGGCTTGTGCATGTGCGCTGGTCTGGATTTTCATCCTGCAAATCAGCAGCACCAAAACCAATAAGCAGCATCTGTTTGAATGGCTTTCGAAGGCTTACCATCCCATTGTAGGCCACCTGTTTGCAGGAATCATGGGCATATATCTATTTTCCATATGTACGCTTACAACCAGAGACACCGTGTACTGGATCCATCTGACCTTCTCTCCGGAGACGCCCATTGTAGTGTTCACCTTCTTGTTCCTTTTGATTTCAGCGATAAACGCTTATTTGGGTATCCATTCCCTGGCCCATACCGCAGGTATCCTGCTGCCCTTTGTGGTTGTGCTGGGTTTTTTTGTAATGCTGTCGAACACGCCTCATAAGGATTACTCCTTATTACGGCCGATGCTGGAACACGGCATTCAGCCGGTTTGGAACGGGGCTGTATATGCAGGAACCGGTTTTGTTGAGGTCATCATGCTTCTGTTTTTGCAGCATCACATCAGGTCGCGCTTGACATATCTATCCTTTATGATCATGATTCTGCTTCTCTTGGGTCTCACGATGGGTCCGATTATCGGCGCGATTGTTGAATTTGGTGCAGAAGAAGCCGATAAGCTCCGCTTTCCCGCGTATGAGGAATGGAGATTGCTGATGATTGGCCGGTACATCGAGCATCTGGACTTTTTCAGCGTGTACCAGTGGTTCAGCGGTGCATTTCTGCGGATTTCCCTGGCCATGTTCCTTATCCTCGATATATTCCGAATTAAAAGCAAGAGGGGGAAGATATGGGTACTGGGCTGCATATTTTTGGCCGTCACCGTGTTCTCAATCATTCCTTTTAGCGATAAATTCTTCCTAAAGATGATGTCTTTTTACGTGCTTCCGTTTTCTTTATGGGGAGTGCTGATATTTTCAGTGATTATTGCCGGGCTGGTGAGTTTGGCCCACCGAAAGGGGAAGGTGACGTCTTGA
- a CDS encoding ABC transporter substrate-binding protein, translating to MKTKKIGLLLLAFLLMLVAAGCGSKNAQTTDAGKPSGESSSAADGTETKKLKDVKVVLDWTPNTNHTGLYVAKDQGYYEEEGLNVEIMQPGSGGADAMVASGKVPFGVSVQENVTQARTQGVPLVSIAAIIQHNTSGFAAPVDRNIKKPKDFEGKTYGGWGSPVEEAVISSIMDIDKGDVSKVKIVNMGEADYFTAVKRDIDFAWIFYGWTGIEAELRKQPLDMLYVKDFSDKLDYYTPVLVTNEKQIKEDPELVKAFMRATSKGYQYAIDHPEDAANILIKAVPELDKDLVMASQKWLSPKYKDDAARWGEQKEQVWKGYSDWMYEHKLLEKPLEVSGAYTNDFLP from the coding sequence ATGAAAACGAAGAAAATCGGGCTGCTTCTGCTAGCCTTTCTGCTCATGCTGGTAGCTGCCGGCTGTGGAAGCAAGAACGCCCAAACGACGGATGCGGGCAAACCATCCGGTGAATCATCCTCCGCTGCGGATGGAACTGAAACCAAGAAGCTCAAGGATGTGAAGGTCGTCCTGGACTGGACGCCAAATACGAACCATACCGGATTGTATGTGGCTAAAGATCAGGGTTACTACGAAGAAGAAGGCCTGAATGTCGAAATCATGCAGCCCGGCTCTGGTGGAGCGGATGCCATGGTGGCATCCGGCAAAGTGCCCTTTGGCGTCAGCGTTCAAGAGAACGTGACCCAGGCGCGTACGCAAGGCGTGCCTTTGGTATCGATCGCCGCCATCATTCAGCATAATACATCCGGTTTTGCCGCTCCGGTGGACCGGAACATCAAGAAGCCAAAGGATTTTGAAGGCAAAACCTACGGCGGCTGGGGCTCGCCTGTTGAGGAGGCCGTGATCAGCTCGATCATGGACATCGACAAAGGCGACGTGAGCAAGGTCAAAATCGTTAATATGGGCGAAGCGGATTATTTTACAGCCGTGAAGCGTGATATCGACTTCGCCTGGATCTTTTACGGATGGACCGGTATTGAAGCCGAGCTGCGAAAACAGCCGCTTGATATGCTGTATGTGAAGGACTTCTCTGACAAGCTGGATTACTATACACCGGTTCTGGTCACCAATGAGAAGCAGATCAAGGAAGATCCGGAGCTTGTGAAGGCCTTTATGCGCGCCACTTCTAAGGGTTATCAGTATGCGATCGACCATCCTGAGGATGCCGCTAATATTCTGATCAAGGCTGTGCCTGAGCTTGATAAGGACCTGGTCATGGCCAGCCAGAAATGGCTCAGCCCGAAATACAAGGACGATGCAGCGCGTTGGGGCGAGCAGAAGGAACAGGTGTGGAAGGGTTATTCCGATTGGATGTATGAGCATAAGCTGCTCGAGAAACCGCTTGAGGTTAGCGGCGCTTATACCAATGACTTTTTGCCTTAA
- a CDS encoding thiamine-binding protein: protein MAHTLLSIQVIPKTPNNENSIPYVDRAIEVIQQSGVKYEVHPLETTMEGELEELLEVVRNMHTALVEAGSPSIISQIKIAHNPSGISMERLTEKYRP from the coding sequence ATGGCACATACCCTGCTCAGCATTCAAGTTATTCCCAAGACCCCGAACAATGAAAATTCCATTCCCTACGTGGACCGTGCGATCGAAGTCATTCAGCAGTCCGGTGTAAAGTATGAGGTGCATCCTCTCGAAACAACGATGGAAGGCGAGCTGGAAGAACTGCTGGAGGTTGTACGCAATATGCATACGGCCTTGGTGGAAGCCGGAAGTCCAAGCATCATCTCACAGATTAAAATCGCCCATAATCCGAGCGGCATCAGCATGGAGCGTCTAACGGAGAAATACCGTCCATGA